One Pseudomonas lalucatii genomic window carries:
- a CDS encoding tryptophan synthase subunit beta: MLYVKRDAWGNLEQVEAAPFEGMDGEIAADSQEAQAWYANQAVESSLLKLQQSDLDMIRVLEDLITVLIRKGVVRITDLPEAAQSKLVGRSKARDALGGLQRLINDDESGLI, encoded by the coding sequence ATGTTGTATGTAAAGCGGGATGCCTGGGGCAACCTGGAGCAGGTCGAAGCGGCACCGTTCGAGGGCATGGACGGAGAGATTGCCGCCGACAGCCAGGAGGCTCAGGCCTGGTACGCCAACCAGGCCGTGGAAAGCAGTCTGCTCAAGTTGCAGCAGAGCGATCTGGACATGATCCGGGTACTGGAAGACCTGATCACCGTGCTGATCCGCAAGGGCGTGGTGCGCATCACCGACCTGCCGGAGGCCGCGCAGAGCAAGCTGGTGGGCCGCAGCAAGGCCCGTGACGCCCTGGGCGGGCTACAGCGCCTGATCAACGACGACGAGTCCGGGCTGATCTGA
- a CDS encoding antirestriction protein ArdA, with translation MSEHIRIYVADLAAYNAGHLHGVWIDATQELDAIQAQVDAMLAASPVEDAEEYAIHDFEGFDGYRLGEYAGLESAHEVACFIEEYPEFGGALLAHFNDLEHARKAAEEDYCGCYSSLADYAQELTEETSSIPQHLALYIDYRAMARDLEMGGDVFTLETGFEQVHVFRNR, from the coding sequence ATGAGCGAACACATCAGGATCTACGTTGCCGACCTGGCCGCCTACAACGCCGGTCACCTGCATGGCGTCTGGATCGATGCCACCCAGGAGCTGGACGCCATCCAGGCGCAGGTCGACGCCATGCTGGCAGCCTCGCCGGTCGAGGATGCGGAGGAGTACGCCATCCACGACTTCGAGGGCTTCGACGGCTATCGCCTCGGTGAATACGCAGGCCTGGAGAGCGCTCACGAGGTTGCCTGCTTTATCGAGGAGTACCCCGAGTTCGGCGGCGCCCTGCTCGCCCATTTCAACGACCTGGAGCACGCGCGCAAGGCGGCCGAGGAAGACTACTGCGGCTGCTACAGCTCGCTGGCCGACTACGCCCAGGAGCTGACAGAGGAAACTAGCAGCATTCCCCAGCACCTGGCCCTCTACATCGACTACCGCGCCATGGCTCGCGACCTGGAGATGGGCGGCGATGTGTTCACCCTGGAGACCGGCTTCGAGCAGGTGCACGTGTTCCGGAATCGCTAG
- a CDS encoding replication initiator protein A, translating into MNRNVRVLPAQSGQLELFRALPGDLAPRDAQDLMAHPFFSLAKSRRTVPIDFRSGEVRVRVEGTLEHGIATIWDADILIWAASQLVEARDAGIPTSRLMRATPYQILRFIGRGTSLRDYQRLKAALDRLQSTSVATSLRAPSGRRLHRFSWINEWKELAAADGRPLGIELILPDWFYRGVLDQALVLTIDPAYFRLTGGIERWLYRLVRKHGGKQKGGWQFDFRHLYRKSGSSARYSDFAKDLRALVVRQSLPGYRLEVVRLCPSTELLSFRALP; encoded by the coding sequence ATGAATCGCAACGTACGTGTCCTGCCGGCGCAGAGCGGGCAGCTGGAGCTGTTTCGTGCCCTGCCGGGCGATCTGGCGCCGCGCGACGCCCAGGACCTGATGGCGCACCCGTTCTTCTCCCTGGCCAAGTCGCGCCGTACCGTGCCCATCGACTTTCGCTCGGGCGAGGTGAGGGTGCGCGTGGAGGGCACCCTGGAGCATGGCATCGCCACCATCTGGGATGCCGACATCCTGATCTGGGCGGCCAGCCAGCTGGTCGAGGCGCGCGATGCAGGCATCCCCACCTCGCGGCTGATGCGCGCGACGCCCTACCAGATCCTGCGCTTCATCGGCCGCGGCACCTCGCTGCGCGACTACCAGCGCCTGAAGGCCGCCCTGGATCGACTGCAGTCCACCAGCGTGGCCACCTCGCTTCGCGCGCCCAGCGGCCGACGCCTGCACCGCTTTTCCTGGATCAACGAGTGGAAGGAGCTGGCCGCGGCGGATGGCCGGCCGCTGGGCATCGAACTGATCCTGCCGGACTGGTTCTACCGCGGGGTGCTGGATCAGGCCCTGGTGCTGACCATCGACCCGGCCTACTTCCGCCTCACCGGCGGCATCGAGCGCTGGCTGTACCGCCTGGTGCGCAAGCACGGCGGCAAGCAGAAGGGCGGCTGGCAGTTCGACTTTCGCCACCTGTACCGCAAGTCGGGGAGCTCGGCGCGCTATTCGGACTTCGCCAAGGATCTGCGCGCGCTGGTCGTTCGTCAGTCACTGCCGGGGTATCGCCTGGAGGTTGTGCGCCTGTGTCCCTCGACCGAACTGCTGAGCTTCCGGGCCTTGCCGTAG
- a CDS encoding cysteine-rich CWC family protein: MSHAATRCPLCGRHNRCAQAGSPTPVQQCWCFAAPVAREALAHLPAAQRNRACLCPGCAQGLPPAPPDHTATGPD; this comes from the coding sequence ATGAGCCACGCCGCCACCCGCTGCCCGCTCTGCGGCCGGCATAATCGGTGCGCCCAGGCCGGCTCGCCGACGCCGGTGCAGCAGTGCTGGTGTTTCGCGGCCCCCGTCGCCCGGGAAGCCCTCGCGCACCTGCCGGCCGCCCAGCGCAACCGGGCCTGCCTCTGCCCAGGCTGCGCCCAGGGCCTGCCACCGGCCCCGCCGGATCACACCGCGACCGGCCCCGACTGA
- a CDS encoding DUF3422 family protein codes for MVWSDSRLSPDGVNRIPLINKTLNAYRLGRMVKHLLEIETYRMMASLALPVARAWPRP; via the coding sequence ATTGTCTGGAGTGACTCCCGGCTATCACCTGACGGCGTGAACCGCATCCCGCTAATCAACAAGACGTTGAACGCCTATCGGCTCGGCCGCATGGTCAAGCATCTACTGGAAATCGAAACCTACCGCATGATGGCGTCGCTCGCCTTGCCGGTCGCAAGGGCGTGGCCACGGCCCTGA
- a CDS encoding pseudouridine synthase produces the protein MRLDRFLSNLPRFNRQDARRLLAGGSVRLDGQISRDGRSEVSVFSRVELDGGEVLQAGKAACYFMLHKPPGVVSATVHPEHRTVLDLLDEPDKHDLHLAGRLDLSTSGLLLITNDGQWSRRVTLPKSKQPKVYLVDTADPIDPICVEAFARGLYFQYEDLVTQPAVLDILAPRQARLTLYEGRYHQVKRMFGHFRNRVVGLHRLSMGAVRLDPLLAPGHYRALTATEVASFAAD, from the coding sequence ATGCGCCTCGATCGCTTCCTCAGCAATCTGCCGCGCTTCAACCGCCAGGATGCACGCCGCCTGCTCGCCGGCGGCAGCGTGCGCCTGGACGGCCAGATCAGCCGCGACGGCCGCAGCGAGGTGAGCGTGTTCAGCCGGGTCGAGCTGGACGGCGGCGAAGTGCTGCAAGCCGGCAAAGCCGCCTGCTACTTCATGCTGCACAAACCGCCCGGGGTGGTCAGCGCCACGGTCCACCCCGAACACCGCACCGTGCTCGACCTGCTGGACGAGCCGGACAAGCATGACCTGCACCTGGCCGGGCGCCTCGACCTGAGCACCAGCGGCCTGCTGCTGATCACCAACGATGGGCAGTGGTCGCGCCGGGTGACCCTGCCGAAGAGCAAGCAGCCCAAGGTCTACCTGGTCGATACCGCGGACCCGATCGACCCGATCTGCGTCGAGGCGTTCGCGCGTGGCCTGTACTTCCAGTACGAGGACCTCGTCACCCAGCCCGCCGTGCTGGACATCCTGGCACCCCGCCAGGCGCGTCTGACGCTCTACGAAGGCCGCTACCACCAGGTCAAGCGCATGTTCGGTCACTTCCGCAACAGGGTCGTCGGCCTGCACCGGCTCAGCATGGGCGCAGTGCGGCTCGACCCGCTGCTTGCGCCGGGCCACTACCGCGCCCTCACGGCCACCGAAGTCGCCAGCTTCGCCGCCGACTGA
- a CDS encoding LasR-specific antiactivator QslA — MSKGVVTLLPPHDGHPGMEINWAADCRPAFNRGVSFAQTWLDNPRSGWLWAAMIAERDHLPRAIERRAFEVGFLSRIHQRLCSPHCGVEPLRDVTLSL; from the coding sequence ATGAGCAAAGGTGTCGTCACCCTGCTGCCACCGCACGACGGCCATCCCGGCATGGAAATCAACTGGGCTGCGGACTGTCGGCCAGCCTTTAACCGGGGCGTGAGCTTTGCCCAAACCTGGCTCGACAACCCGCGCAGCGGCTGGCTCTGGGCGGCGATGATCGCCGAGCGCGATCACCTGCCCCGGGCCATCGAACGCCGCGCCTTCGAGGTGGGCTTTCTCAGCCGCATCCACCAGCGCCTGTGCTCACCCCACTGTGGGGTGGAGCCGCTCAGGGATGTGACCCTGAGCCTCTAG
- a CDS encoding helix-turn-helix transcriptional regulator: MRPTERASEALTPQACPSPRYLTNHEAAAFLRLSPRTLEKQRVIGGGPRFHKFGRRVMYALTDLEAWAGERSFETTFDPEYLDRHPGAQRDEQ, encoded by the coding sequence ATGAGGCCCACGGAGCGCGCCAGTGAAGCGCTCACGCCCCAGGCCTGCCCTTCCCCGCGCTACCTCACCAACCACGAAGCCGCGGCCTTCCTGCGCCTGTCGCCGCGCACCCTGGAGAAGCAGCGGGTGATCGGCGGCGGGCCGCGCTTTCACAAGTTCGGCCGGCGGGTGATGTATGCGCTCACCGATCTCGAGGCCTGGGCCGGTGAACGCAGTTTCGAGACCACCTTCGACCCCGAGTACCTCGACCGCCACCCGGGAGCCCAGCGTGATGAGCAGTGA
- a CDS encoding sensor domain-containing diguanylate cyclase: MSPATAQSSQRALILLLLLLLGGGFLATSLASYHTALESIRDNIVNTELPLTSDNVYSEIQKDLVRPVLIASMMARDTFVRDWVIAGEQDVGQMTRYLAEVQQQYGAITSFFVSEQSRTYYQAKGVLKQVDREQPRDAWYYRVRGLDTPYEINVDVDLANQDRLTVFINYRVLDYRQRFIGATGVGLTVDAVVQLIDAYQQRYGRSVYFVDTDGRITLTGASGGPQGARVGQALAQIEGLQDLPAQLPQNGNFTYEEQGRGHYLNVRFIPELNWYLFVDKQEDGAVAGIRRSLYLNLLVCLLVTALVLGVVSFALRRHQARIAALATTDALTELPNRRGFELLANQAIQEARRQQSPLCALLLDLDHFKQLNDNHGHLAGDEVLRGFAAQLRGDLRQSDIICRWGGEEFILLFKDTHPAQARQLAEKIRLHTEQNRFQHAGAQLRITTSLGLAELHQDDALDQLIGRADRALYRAKQSGRNRLCEEST, from the coding sequence ATGTCCCCCGCCACCGCCCAATCCAGCCAACGCGCGCTGATCCTGCTTCTGCTGCTCCTGCTCGGCGGCGGCTTTCTGGCCACCTCACTGGCCAGCTACCACACCGCCCTCGAGTCGATCCGCGACAACATCGTCAACACCGAGCTGCCGCTGACCTCCGACAACGTCTACTCGGAGATCCAGAAGGACCTGGTCCGCCCGGTGCTGATCGCCTCGATGATGGCCCGCGATACCTTCGTGCGCGACTGGGTGATCGCCGGCGAGCAGGACGTCGGGCAGATGACCCGCTACCTGGCCGAGGTGCAGCAACAGTACGGCGCCATCACCAGCTTCTTCGTCTCGGAACAGTCGCGCACCTACTACCAGGCCAAGGGCGTGCTCAAACAGGTGGACCGGGAGCAGCCACGCGACGCCTGGTACTACCGGGTGCGCGGCCTGGACACGCCCTACGAGATCAACGTCGATGTCGACCTGGCCAATCAGGACCGCCTGACGGTCTTCATCAACTACCGGGTGCTCGACTACCGGCAACGCTTCATCGGCGCCACCGGCGTGGGCCTGACCGTGGATGCGGTGGTCCAGCTGATCGACGCCTACCAGCAGCGCTATGGCCGAAGCGTGTATTTCGTCGACACCGACGGACGCATCACCCTCACCGGCGCCAGCGGTGGCCCCCAGGGCGCCCGGGTCGGCCAGGCGCTCGCACAAATCGAAGGGCTGCAGGACTTGCCGGCCCAGCTACCGCAGAACGGCAACTTCACCTACGAGGAGCAGGGCCGCGGGCATTACCTCAACGTGCGCTTCATCCCCGAGCTGAACTGGTACCTGTTCGTCGACAAGCAGGAAGACGGCGCCGTCGCCGGCATCCGCCGCTCGCTCTACCTGAACCTGCTGGTCTGCCTGCTGGTCACCGCCCTGGTGCTGGGCGTGGTCAGCTTCGCCCTGCGCCGCCATCAGGCCCGCATCGCTGCCCTGGCCACCACCGACGCCCTCACCGAGCTGCCCAATCGCCGGGGTTTCGAGCTGCTGGCCAATCAGGCGATTCAGGAGGCACGTCGCCAGCAGAGTCCGTTGTGTGCCCTGCTGCTCGACCTCGACCACTTCAAACAACTCAACGACAACCATGGCCACCTGGCCGGCGACGAGGTGCTGCGCGGATTCGCCGCCCAGCTGCGCGGCGACCTGCGCCAGTCAGACATCATCTGTCGCTGGGGTGGCGAGGAGTTCATCCTGCTGTTCAAGGACACCCACCCCGCTCAGGCGCGCCAGCTGGCGGAAAAGATTCGCCTGCACACCGAGCAGAACCGCTTCCAGCATGCCGGCGCCCAGCTGCGGATCACCACCAGCCTCGGCCTCGCCGAGCTTCATCAGGACGACGCCCTCGACCAGCTGATCGGCCGTGCCGACCGCGCCCTGTATCGGGCCAAGCAGTCCGGGCGCAACCGCCTTTGCGAAGAGAGCACATGA
- a CDS encoding alpha/beta fold hydrolase — MKPATAVVDVLGIYKVHTEFYASPAARKTIILVNGSLATTAAFAQTVKYLQEQFNVVLYDQPYAGQSKVHNNHSRPVTKEEEAGILLELIEHFRVDYLQSFSWGGVAAMMALSQRPARIEKAVITSFSPLLNEPMLDYLEKGLVDLKAVDGGSLGHLVNNTIGKHLPSLFKRFNHRHISSLDEHEYRQMYAHVNQVVHMESHCQMDCLAAIEIPLLFVNGEHDEYTSAEDVRLFAEHLRDCQFAIIDNAGHFLDMEHKGAWLQSRAVLLGFLQGPAMREKAYRGHPELRHAIAV, encoded by the coding sequence ATGAAGCCAGCCACCGCTGTCGTCGATGTTCTAGGGATATACAAGGTTCATACGGAGTTCTACGCCAGCCCCGCCGCCCGCAAGACCATCATTCTGGTCAACGGCTCGCTGGCCACCACAGCCGCCTTCGCCCAGACGGTCAAGTACCTGCAGGAGCAGTTCAACGTGGTGCTCTACGACCAGCCCTATGCCGGCCAGTCGAAGGTGCACAACAACCACAGTCGCCCGGTCACCAAGGAGGAAGAGGCGGGCATCCTCCTCGAGCTGATCGAACACTTCCGCGTCGACTACCTGCAGTCGTTCTCCTGGGGCGGCGTGGCGGCCATGATGGCCCTGTCGCAACGTCCTGCCCGCATAGAGAAGGCGGTGATCACCTCGTTCTCGCCGCTGCTCAACGAGCCCATGCTCGACTACCTGGAAAAGGGCCTGGTCGACCTGAAGGCCGTCGATGGCGGTAGCCTCGGCCATCTGGTCAACAACACCATCGGCAAGCACCTGCCGTCGCTGTTCAAGCGCTTCAACCACCGCCACATCAGCAGCCTGGACGAGCACGAATACCGGCAGATGTACGCGCACGTCAACCAGGTGGTGCACATGGAGAGCCACTGCCAGATGGACTGCCTGGCGGCCATCGAGATTCCGCTTCTGTTCGTCAACGGCGAACACGACGAATACACCTCGGCCGAAGACGTGCGCCTGTTCGCCGAGCACCTCCGCGACTGCCAGTTCGCCATCATCGACAATGCCGGGCACTTCCTCGACATGGAACACAAAGGCGCATGGCTGCAGAGCCGCGCCGTGCTGCTGGGCTTCCTGCAGGGCCCGGCCATGCGCGAAAAAGCCTACCGCGGACACCCGGAACTGCGGCATGCGATCGCCGTATGA
- the lapG gene encoding cysteine protease LapG has translation MIVWPLVMLLATCALSADWDFARIGRLAEQLYGTSRDGRERLTSWQRLLQEQVGASEAEQLEAVNRFFNLRLRFRDDIELWRVRDYWATPVEALHLGAGDCEDFAIAKYFSLRQLGVPSDKLRITYVKAVRLNQAHMVLTYYPHPTATPLVLDNLIDAIEPANRRTDLVPVYAFNGEGLWLPGSGGGKKVGDSKRLSRWQDLLKKMRAEGFP, from the coding sequence ATGATCGTCTGGCCGTTGGTCATGCTGCTCGCCACCTGCGCGTTGTCGGCGGACTGGGACTTCGCCCGCATCGGCCGATTGGCCGAGCAGTTGTACGGCACTTCGCGGGACGGTCGCGAGCGGCTCACCAGCTGGCAACGGCTATTGCAGGAGCAGGTCGGCGCGAGCGAGGCCGAACAGCTCGAGGCGGTGAACCGCTTCTTCAATCTGCGGCTGCGCTTTCGCGACGATATCGAGCTGTGGCGGGTCCGCGACTATTGGGCGACGCCGGTCGAGGCACTGCACCTGGGCGCCGGAGACTGCGAGGACTTCGCCATCGCCAAGTATTTCAGCCTGCGCCAGCTCGGCGTGCCGAGCGATAAATTGCGCATCACCTACGTCAAGGCCGTGCGCCTGAACCAGGCACACATGGTGCTCACCTATTACCCGCACCCTACGGCCACGCCCCTGGTACTGGACAACCTGATCGACGCCATCGAACCGGCCAACCGCCGCACCGACCTGGTGCCGGTCTATGCCTTCAATGGCGAAGGGCTGTGGCTGCCGGGCAGCGGTGGCGGCAAGAAAGTCGGAGACAGCAAGCGCTTGTCGCGTTGGCAGGATCTGTTGAAAAAGATGAGGGCCGAGGGATTTCCCTGA
- the lapD gene encoding cyclic di-GMP receptor LapD, translated as MSLFKQLFIAICVLMLVSFTGSFLVSVESSREQQVNQLRAHAQDAATALGLSLSPHIEDAAMVELMVSSIFDSGYFKSIRVIDSASGEVLVERSGVPVSAEAPQWFADLVDLAPASGDAIVSDGWRQAARVEVVSHPLFAIGKLWQSALGILLWLALSGLLCIALGVLLLKRQLRPLDYLVEQSNAIARREFLSLPDLPRTPEFRRVVKAMNQMVEKLKALFAEQAARSEQLRAEAYQDSLTGLANRRYFDLQLHARLNVEEQACSGFLVLLRVDDLAGLNQRLGGQRTDQLIKSVAEQLLQFCQGRYLLARNRGGEFAILAPGLHRDEAEQLAESLDAALASLQQTGVSDRLPMAHIGMTAFAPGADTADLYRRLDEALAQAASQTLQHWACSEDGVSSPAADERQSWHRLLDQALQQGRFQLHFQPVVDAAEPGRILHHKVLARLLDEQGGLIPAGRFLPWLERFGWTARLDLAMLGWVLAQMEGHDVHLALSLSGTTVREPQALAALYEMLRQHSQLGPRLTLELDEDQLPEQGALEALTQHLHGMGFGLGLQHFGGRFSMIGNLAKLGLGYLKVDGSYIRAIDQENDKRLFIEAMQRAANSIDLPLIAERVETEGEWQVLREMGISAVQGRLFGEPAPWR; from the coding sequence ATGTCACTGTTCAAGCAGCTGTTCATCGCCATCTGTGTGCTGATGCTGGTGAGCTTCACCGGCAGTTTTCTGGTCAGCGTGGAGAGTTCCCGCGAGCAGCAGGTCAACCAGTTGCGCGCCCATGCCCAGGATGCGGCGACGGCCCTGGGGCTGTCGCTGAGCCCGCATATCGAGGATGCGGCCATGGTCGAGCTGATGGTCAGCTCGATCTTCGACAGTGGCTATTTCAAGAGCATCCGGGTGATCGACTCCGCCAGCGGCGAAGTGCTGGTCGAGCGCAGCGGTGTGCCGGTCAGCGCCGAGGCGCCGCAGTGGTTCGCCGACCTGGTCGACCTGGCGCCGGCCAGCGGCGATGCCATCGTCAGCGACGGCTGGCGTCAGGCGGCGCGGGTCGAAGTGGTCAGCCACCCGCTGTTCGCCATCGGCAAGCTGTGGCAAAGCGCCCTGGGTATCCTGCTGTGGCTGGCCCTCAGCGGCCTGCTGTGCATCGCCCTGGGCGTCCTGCTGCTCAAGCGCCAGCTGCGCCCGCTGGATTATCTGGTGGAGCAGTCCAACGCCATCGCCCGGCGCGAGTTTCTCAGTCTGCCGGACTTGCCCAGGACCCCGGAGTTTCGCCGCGTGGTCAAGGCCATGAACCAGATGGTGGAGAAGCTCAAGGCGTTGTTCGCCGAGCAGGCCGCGCGCAGCGAGCAGCTGCGCGCCGAGGCCTATCAGGACAGCCTCACGGGCCTGGCCAACAGGCGCTACTTCGATCTGCAGCTGCATGCGCGCCTGAATGTCGAGGAGCAGGCCTGCAGCGGTTTTCTCGTGTTGCTGCGGGTCGACGACCTGGCCGGGCTCAATCAGCGGCTGGGTGGTCAACGCACCGACCAGCTGATCAAGAGCGTGGCCGAGCAACTGTTGCAGTTCTGCCAGGGGCGTTACCTGTTGGCGCGCAACCGGGGCGGCGAGTTCGCCATCCTGGCGCCTGGCCTGCATCGCGACGAAGCCGAACAGCTGGCCGAAAGCCTCGATGCGGCGCTGGCGAGCCTGCAGCAGACCGGCGTCAGCGATCGCCTGCCGATGGCCCACATCGGCATGACCGCCTTCGCCCCGGGGGCGGACACCGCCGACCTCTATCGCCGACTGGACGAGGCCTTGGCCCAGGCGGCCAGCCAGACCCTGCAGCACTGGGCCTGCAGCGAAGACGGCGTGTCCAGCCCGGCCGCCGACGAGCGCCAGAGCTGGCACCGCCTGCTCGATCAGGCACTGCAGCAGGGACGATTCCAGCTGCACTTCCAGCCGGTGGTCGATGCCGCCGAGCCCGGGCGCATCTTGCATCACAAGGTGCTGGCCCGCCTGCTCGACGAGCAGGGTGGATTGATACCCGCGGGGCGCTTCCTGCCCTGGCTGGAGCGCTTCGGCTGGACCGCCCGTCTGGACCTGGCGATGCTGGGGTGGGTGTTGGCACAGATGGAGGGTCACGACGTCCACCTGGCGCTGAGCCTGTCTGGAACCACGGTGCGTGAGCCGCAAGCCCTGGCGGCCCTGTACGAGATGTTGCGCCAGCATAGTCAGCTGGGGCCGCGCCTGACCCTGGAGCTGGACGAGGACCAGCTGCCCGAGCAGGGCGCGCTGGAGGCGCTCACCCAGCACCTGCATGGCATGGGTTTCGGCCTGGGACTGCAGCATTTCGGCGGCCGCTTCAGCATGATCGGCAACCTGGCCAAGCTGGGGCTCGGCTACCTCAAGGTGGATGGCAGCTATATCCGCGCCATCGACCAGGAGAACGACAAGCGCCTGTTCATCGAAGCCATGCAACGGGCGGCCAACAGCATCGACCTGCCCTTGATCGCCGAGCGCGTGGAAACCGAGGGGGAATGGCAGGTGCTACGCGAGATGGGCATCAGTGCGGTACAGGGCCGCCTGTTCGGCGAGCCGGCGCCCTGGCGATAA